From one Trifolium pratense cultivar HEN17-A07 linkage group LG1, ARS_RC_1.1, whole genome shotgun sequence genomic stretch:
- the LOC123895014 gene encoding uncharacterized protein LOC123895014 gives MNETSNPEPPRLPTFHASALGRWHAVIAYDACAHLCLHAWAMQCMEAPMLLENECSLLRDAFGLRQVLLQPEEKLLVKCNAELSSEGVAPKPKNLIGKMKVQDVKLPPLLKGLESMDQLEKLLDTMIETDEFRECRENIH, from the exons ATGAATGAAACTTCAAATCCAGAACCACCTCGCCTTCCAACATTTCATGCAAG TGCTCTTGGACGATGGCATGCAGTAATTGCATATGATGCTTGTGCGCATCTGTGCCTTCATGCTTGGGCAATGCAGTGCATGGAAGCTCCTATGCTTTTGGAAAATGAATGTTCTTTACTAAGGGATGCATTTGG ATTGCGACAAGTGCTACTTCAACCAGAAGAGAAGCTACTGGTGAAATGCAATGCAGAGCTTTCGAGTGAGGGTGTTGCACCTAAACCGAAAAATCTTATTGGCAAGATGAAGGTGCAAG ACGTAAAGCTCCCTCCATTGTTGAAGGGATTGGAATCCATGGATCAGTTAGAGAAGCTCTTAGATACCATGATAGAAACTGATGAATTCAGAGAATGTAGagaaaatattcattga
- the LOC123898663 gene encoding myosin-6-like — MATAANPIVGSQVWVEDSDVAWIDGEVLEVNGDEIKVLCTSGKTIAVKASSVYHKDTEAPPCGVDDMTKLAYLHEPGVLDNLRSRYDINEIYTYTGNILIAVNPFIKLPHLYDSHMMAQYKGAGFGELSPHPFAIADSAYRLMINEGISQSILVSGESGAGKTESTKLLMRYLAYMGGRANVAEGRTVEQKVLESNPVLEAFGNAKTVRNNNSSRFGKFVEIQFDQKGRISGAAIRTYLLERSRVCQLSDPERNYHCFYMLCAAPPEVVQKYKLGNPRTFHYLNQTNCYELEGYDEFKEYCDTRRAMDVVGISSEEQEAIFRVVAAILHLGNIEFSKGKEMDSSMPKDEKSKFHLQTAAELFMCDAKALEDSLCKRVIVTRDETIIKCLDPEAATLSRDALAKVVYSRLFDWLVDKINNSIGQDPDSKSLIGVLDIYGFESFKSNSFEQFCINLTNEKLQQHFNQD, encoded by the exons ATG GCCACTGCTGCCAATCCTATTGTTGGTTCCCAGGTTTGGGTGGAGGACTCCGATGTAGCTTGGATAGATGGCGAGGTCTTGGAGGTTAATGGGGATGAAATAAAAGTCCTTTGCACTTCAGGGAAGACG ATTGCTGTTAAAGCTTCCAGTGTTTATCATAAAGATACAGAAGCCCCACCATGTGGAGTTGATGATATGACAAAGCTTGCTTACCTGCATGAACCTGGTGTCCTAGATAATCTAAGATCAAGATATGACATCAATGAAATTTAT ACTTACACTGGGAATATATTAATCGCTGTGAACCCTTTCATAAAGCTTCCTCATTTATATGATAGCCATATGATGGCACAATATAAAGGAGCAGGCTTTGGTGAGCTAAGCCCACATCCTTTTGCTATTGCTGACTCAGCATATAG GCTTATGATCAATGAGGGAATCAGCCAGTCAATATTGGTTAGTGGTGAAAGTGGGGCTGGTAAAACAGAAAGCACAAAGTTACTTATGCGCTACCTTGCTTACATGGGAGGGAGAGCTAATGTTGCCGAAGGTAGAACTGTTGAGCAGAAAGTCCTGGAG TCCAATCCTGTTCTAGAAGCTTTTGGAAATGCAAAGACCGTTAGAAACAATAATTCAAG TCGTTTTGGTAAGTTTGTGGAGATTCAATTTGACCAGAAGGGAAGAATTTCTGGAGCTGCTATCAGGACTTACCTGCTGGAAAGATCACGTGTTTGCCAGTTGTCGGATCCAGAGAGGAATTATCACTGTTTCTATATGCTTTGTGCTGCACCTCCAGAG GTTGTTCAGAAGTACAAATTAGGAAACCCAAGAACCTTTCATTATCTAAATCAAACAAATTGCTATGAGTTGGAAGGGTATGATGAATTTAAAGAATATTGTGATACAAGGAGAGCAATGGATGTTGTTGGAATAAGTTCTGAGGAGCAG GAAGCAATATTTCGAGTGGTTGCTGCAATTTTACATCTTGGCaacattgaattttcaaaagGAAAGGAAATGGACTCGTCTATGCCCAAAGATGAAAAATCTAAGTTTCACCTACAGACTGCGGCTGAACTTTTCAT GTGTGATGCAAAGGCACTAGAAGATTCTCTTTGCAAGCGTGTAATTGTTACTCGTGATGAAACTATTATAAAATGCCTGGATCCCGAAGCTGCTACACTGAGCCGAGATGCTTTAGCTAAGGTTGTGTATTCGAGGTTGTTTGACTG GCTGgttgataaaattaataattcaatTGGTCAGGATCCTGACTCAAAGTCCTTAATCGGCGTGCTGGATATTTATGGTTTTGAGAGTTTCAAGTCTAACAG TTTTGAGCAATTCTGTATTAATTTGACCAATGAAAAGCTCCAGCAACATTTTAATCAG GATTAG
- the LOC123895010 gene encoding uncharacterized protein LOC123895010 codes for MSSQIGRHAFDAWNDWYSVHKLQCNNVSVTSDPDLLRWVKPSPDWVKCNVAVAFVTDSGKTSMGLCFRNSNGQFMAGVTQWQQSVISTLEGETWALLLAMKEANHIGFNQVQFESDSKVLVDVIHMRHRGMHTTSSSSGTV; via the coding sequence ATGTCGAGCCAAATCGGAAGGCATGCTTTTGATGCTTGGAATGATTGGTACTCAGTTCATAAACTACAGTGTAACAATGTGAGTGTGACTTCCGATCCAGATCTATTACGGTGGGTAAAACCAAGTCCAGACTGGGTAAAATGCAACGTTGCTGTTGCTTTTGTTACTGATTCTGGGAAAACCTCAATGGGATTGTGTTTTCGTAATAGTAATGGACAGTTCATGGCTGGTGTGACACAATGGCAGCAGTCCGTGATCTCAACTTTAGAGGGAGAAACATGGGCATTACTTTTAGCTATGAAAGAAGCTAATCATATAGGATTCAAtcaagttcaatttgaaagtgattcGAAGGTGTTGGTTGATGTTATTCACATGAGGCATAGAG